The following are from one region of the Heliangelus exortis chromosome 2, bHelExo1.hap1, whole genome shotgun sequence genome:
- the LRATD2 gene encoding protein LRATD2 produces MGNQVEKLTHLNYKEVPTADPTGMDRDEGPRIGVSYIFSNDDDELEQQQDSVHDLGGEHPALQPYDPQLHEVECSVYYRDECIYQKSFSEEDMLPEEGDEGGGGHLSTYTPENLLNRCKPGDLVEFVCQAQYPHWVVYVGDFQVVHLHRLEVVNSFLTDASQGRRGRIANQLYRYKPLSPAVVVRNALEQVGCKDRDLSWRNSECFAAWCRYGKREFKIGGELRIGKQPYRLQIRLGDKRSHTLEFQSLEDLIMEKRRNDQIGRAAVIQELSSHLQAAEEEEEEEEDHHHPGARTAVE; encoded by the coding sequence ATGGGGAACCAGGTGGAGAAGCTGACCCATCTGAACTATAAGGAAGTTCCTACAGCCGACCCAACGGGTATGGACAGAGATGAAGGGCCCAGGATCGGGGTCTCCTACATCTTTTCGAATGATGATGATGAgttggagcagcagcaggattcAGTACATGATCTGGGGGGTGAgcaccctgccctgcagccctaTGATCCCCAGCTGCACGAGGTGGAGTGCTCAGTATATTACCGGGACGAGTGTATTTACCAGAAGAGCTTTTCTGAGGAGGACATGCTGCCAGAGGAGGGTGATGAAGGAGGTGGGGGCCATCTGAGCACCTACACCCCAGAAAACCTGCTGAATAGGTGCAAACCGGGTGACCTAGTGGAGTTTGTGTGCCAGGCCCAGTATCCGCACTGGGTGGTCTACGTCGGGGATTTTCAAGTTGTGCACCTTCATAGGCTGGAGGTGGTGAACAGCTTCCTCACGGATGCCAGCCAGGGCAGGCGGGGCCGCATTGCCAACCAGCTGTACCGCTACAAACCCCTCAGCCCGGCCGTGGTGGTGCGCAACGCCCTGGAGCAGGTGGGTTGCAAGGACCGGGACTTGAGCTGGAGAAACTCTGAGTGTTTTGCTGCCTGGTGCCGGTACGGCAAGCGGGAGTTTAAAATCGGCGGGGAGCTGCGCATAGGCAAGCAGCCCTACCGACTGCAGATCCGGCTGGGGGACAAGCGCAGCCACACGCTGGAGTTTCAGAGCCTGGAGGATCTGAttatggagaagagaagaaatgaCCAGATCGGTAGGGCTGCTGTGATCCAGGAACTCTCCAGCCACCttcaggctgcagaggaggaggaagaggaggaggaagaccATCACCATCCAGGTGCTCGGACTGCTGTAGAGTAG